The following proteins are co-located in the Diaphorobacter sp. HDW4B genome:
- a CDS encoding GNAT family N-acetyltransferase, translating to MTEASAMDRIVFREVTADRWTDFEKLFECRGSPKSCWCMVWRATPVEAKLTDGASRKAAMAQRIAAGTTVGLLGYLDEEPVAWCSVAPRSTYRRLVEDGGSDEGIWSIACFFVVRRLRGQGFTQRLIAAAVDFAQSRGASMVEAYPVDPESPSYRFMGFVPTFEAAGFHEVGRAGTRRHVFQLRVVKGATL from the coding sequence ATGACTGAAGCATCCGCAATGGACCGCATCGTCTTCCGAGAAGTGACCGCCGACCGGTGGACTGACTTCGAGAAGCTTTTTGAATGTCGGGGCAGCCCCAAGTCGTGTTGGTGCATGGTCTGGCGCGCAACGCCCGTGGAGGCAAAGCTTACGGACGGGGCCAGCCGCAAAGCAGCGATGGCCCAGCGCATCGCTGCTGGAACGACGGTGGGATTGCTGGGCTACCTGGATGAAGAACCCGTCGCATGGTGCTCGGTGGCGCCTCGATCGACCTATCGTCGGCTGGTGGAGGACGGTGGTTCCGACGAGGGCATTTGGTCGATCGCTTGTTTCTTCGTGGTGCGCAGGCTGCGCGGCCAAGGCTTCACCCAACGCCTCATTGCCGCCGCCGTGGACTTTGCCCAATCCCGAGGCGCCTCGATGGTGGAAGCCTATCCCGTGGACCCGGAGTCGCCGAGCTATCGGTTCATGGGTTTTGTTCCCACGTTCGAGGCTGCGGGGTTTCACGAAGTCGGGCGTGCTGGTACGCGTCGGCACGTATTTCAACTCCGGGTTGTAAAGGGGGCGACGCTCTAA
- a CDS encoding dihydrofolate reductase family protein, translated as MGLLTFSINVTLDGCVDHQEGIADDETHAFFTRLMDECGAMLWGRITYEMMESYWPAVARGDAEAPPAMRAWALKLEAKPKYVVSSTREDFLWTNSHHIANDLRTGVQKPKDATPDGVLLGSGKLAAELDRLDLIDEYKFLVHPRIAGHGPTLYESGLPSTRRLELISAKPLRCGAVAMHYRRAR; from the coding sequence ATGGGACTCTTGACCTTCAGTATCAACGTCACCCTGGACGGCTGTGTCGACCACCAGGAAGGAATCGCCGACGACGAGACACACGCCTTCTTCACCCGCCTCATGGACGAGTGCGGGGCGATGCTGTGGGGCCGCATCACCTACGAGATGATGGAGAGCTATTGGCCAGCGGTCGCCCGCGGTGACGCAGAGGCACCGCCGGCAATGCGCGCGTGGGCGCTCAAGTTGGAGGCCAAGCCGAAGTACGTGGTGTCCTCTACGCGAGAGGACTTCCTGTGGACCAACAGCCATCACATCGCCAACGACCTGCGCACGGGCGTACAGAAGCCCAAGGACGCGACTCCGGACGGCGTACTCCTCGGTAGCGGCAAGCTCGCGGCCGAGTTGGACCGGCTGGATCTGATCGACGAGTACAAATTCCTCGTCCATCCCAGGATCGCCGGTCACGGCCCGACCCTGTACGAGAGCGGGCTGCCCAGCACGCGACGGCTCGAATTGATCTCGGCGAAGCCACTCCGCTGCGGCGCGGTCGCCATGCACTACCGGCGCGCGCGCTGA